The Polyangium mundeleinium genome contains the following window.
ATCCGGACCTCGTGCCCACGCCCCTCACCGAGTCGATGCGCAACTTCAAGTACGGCTTCGGCACGTTCAAGATGGACTGGGCGCTCTCGGGCCCGGTGCCATGGTCGTGCGAGGACGCCGCGCGCGCAGCCGTGGTGCACACAGGCGACAGCCTCGACGATCTCGCGCGCTTCACAGCCGAGGTGCGTCGCGGCGAGCTGCCGCGTGATCCCTACCTCGTCATCGGCCAGCAGACGCTCGCCGATCCCACGCGCGCGCCCGCAGGCAAGCACACGCTGTGGGCTTACTCGCGTGTCCCTTCGACGTTGCCGGGCGGCTGGAAGGCAGCAGCGCCCTCGTTCGCCGATCGCATCGAGGCGCGCATCGAGGAGCTCGCCCCAGGCTTCAAGCAGCGCATCCTCGCGCGGGTCCTCGTCACGCCGCCAGACCTCGAAGCCATGGACGAGAACCTCGTCGGCGGAGATCTCGGCGGCGGCTCGGCGCAGATCCAGCACCAGCTCTTCTTCCGCCCCGTCTTCCCGTACTTCCGGTATCGAACGCCGATCCGCGCGCTCTACCTCGGCTCCTCGTACACGCACCCAGGCGCCGGCGTGCACGGCGCCTGCGGCAAGAATGCGGCAGAGGCAGCGCTCCGGGACGAAGGTTAATCCCGGCGTCGCTTCCAGTACTCGACGAGTGCAGGAAGCACGGTCGACGACATCTGCGCGAGGTGCGCGATGTGGTCGTCTTCCTTGACCCCCCGATAGCCCGCGATGCGCAGATCTCCTCGCTGCGCCTCGCTGCGTTGTTCGAGCCAGCGCTCGGTCGACATGACGGCGCGTGCCAGGGGGAAACTTGGGCGATCGGGCCAGCCGATCGTGCGGGAGCGTTCGATGCCGAGGGCGCGGAGGAGCGCGTCCGAGGTCTCGGTCGTGGTTGCGTACCGGAACTCGCCGATCTCCGAGTGCGTCATGACGAAGAGCTTTTCGCCGGCTGCTGCCTTGTCCGCGAAACGCACGAAGGGCGCGATCCGAACCATGTCGACCTCGCGGCTGCCCTTGTCCACGAGGTTCGAGTGGAGCGCGTCGCAGAGCAGCACCGCCGACACACGGGAGAACGCCTCGTCTCGCGCGAGGATCCGCCCGATCGCACCGTATCCGGCGCTCCATGCGGCGAGCGCGAGCCGCCCGAGCCGCGCACCGCGGAGCCCGCGTGCGGAGGCCGTCTCGACGACCCGCGCCAGGTCGAAATCGAGCATCCCCGGCGGCCCATACCGCGTGTCGTACGCGCCTGAGCCCACGCCGACGTTCACCACGAGCACGAGTGCCGAGAGCCCCGCTGCGGCCACGCTCTCCGCGACGAGCTCGGCGTTGCCGTGGAAATGAATCAAGAGGTCGAACGTGCCATCGGCCGATGCGAACGACGACGGGACGAACAGCGCGCCTGCGGAGACGAGCGTGTAGCCCTCGCGCGAGAGCTGGTGATCGGCGCGCGCTCGTGGCTCCACGACCGCCTCCGGCGCGGCCTTGGGCGGCGGCGGGGGCGGGGCCGAGGGCAACGCGGGGAGGTGCACCGCGGCGGAGATCGCGGGCGCGCTGAAATCGCGCATGGCCACGAACGACACCGCGCCGATGAAGAGCGCGCCTACCGCGGCGAGCGAAAGCCGGCCGACGATCGTCTCAGTTCGCTTGCTCCGCCGGAGGGGCTTCACGCAGCGATCGAATGTACTCCGCCGGCTTCTTCACGCAGACCAGGATCGCCGTAATGTTGTCGTGCCCGCCCTTCTCGTTGGCGCGGGCGATCAGCTGGTCGATGGCCTGTTGCGGGTGCTTGGTCTCGACCAGGATCTGCCGCAGTTCCTCGTCGGGCACCATCTTCGAAAGCCCGTCGGAGCAAAGCAGGTAGGCGTCGTCGGGGCGCGGGCGACCGATGATGAGATCGATCTCCACGGATGGCTGCGTGCCCACCGCGCGGTTCAAACGGTGGGCAAACGCAGGGCCGGTGAAGCCGAGCGCGGCCATCGTGTGATCCGTGGTGATCTGCTCGAGCTTCCCCTCGCGCAGCCGATAACAGCGGCTGTCACCCACGTGCCCGAGGTAGAGGCGCTGCTTGTTCAGGGAGAAGCGCGCGGCCACCACCGTCGTGCCCATGCCCTTCAGCATCGGGTCCCCGGCGGCTTTCTCGAAGACGGCCTTGTTTGCCATCTGGATGGTGCGCGCGAGCTCCCGGCCTCGCCGCGGCACATTCTCGTAGGCCGGGCCCTCGAATGTCTGCGCCTTGAACGCCTTCTCGATCACCTCGACCGTGAGCGCGCTGGCGATCTCGCCGCCCGCATACCCGCCCATGCCGTCGGCCACCACGAAGAGGCCGTGCTCGTCGACGACGACGTAGCTGTCCTCGTTGTTCTTGCGCTTCTGCCCCTTGTCCGTTTGCCCCGCGGCGCTCACGAGGATGAACGGCGAGGCGCGCGTCGGCTCGTCCGCGGCCGCGTCGTCGTCCACGACGATGGGCTTTGCGGGCGCATCCGGGTGCTCCTCTTCCTCGCGCTCGTCGTCGTTCGAGAGGTCCGAGAGCCGCGGCATTTTCGGGCTCAACGTGATGACCGTCAACTCGCTGTCATCCTCGTCCTCGTTCGGCTCCGCGATCTTGGGCAGCAGTTTGTCCGAGGACGTTCGCTCGGGCGCGGGCTTGCTCGAACGCTCGGGCGCGGGCTTGCTCGTGCGCTCGGGCGTGGGCTTGCTCAAACGCTCCGGCGCGGGCTTGCTCGTGCGCTCCGGCGCGGGCTTGCTCGTGCGGGCGACGGCCGTCGCTTCGGGCGCGTCGCCCGGCTTGTCCCCTTCCCCTTTGCCCTCGCCTTTGCTGCCCGAGGGCAAGGTTTTGGGCCGCGTGAGCAGAAAACCGGCGGCTCCGACGAGAACGACACCGAGGGCGAGTGCGATCGCGGTCCAAAGCTGCATGGGCGGAGATCCCCGGGCGGCGCGCGACGTACCGGACGCCCCCTCGGTTTTTCTACTACGACCACCCGCAGGTTGTGTGGAAAAACCGGCCCCGGCGAAGCGGCCGCGCGCGGCGCTAGTCGCGCATCGCCTCGGCGAGGTGCCGCGCCAGCCGCTTGCCAATCACGTTCGGGATCTGCCGCGACAGGGCGAGCGCGCGGTCGAGATGACGCGCTGCCTCACGCCGCCTCCCCCGTCGCAACGCCGACAGGCCTCGCGCCTCGACCACCTCGATGCGCTCCTGGCCAATCGAGTACCGCTCCGAGCGGGCCTCCAGCGCCTCCCACGCCTCCTCGCTCGCGTCCTCGGCCGCGAGCTCGATCATCGAGCAAAGCACGTCGTCGGAGGGGACCGTGAGCGGCGCAGACGTCCCGCCGCGGGCCCGCGCGGCGAGCGCGCGCGCATTCTCGATGTCGCCCCGGTAGAGCAGCATCCGCGCCTGGAGTAGGATGCTGGCCGTGCGGGGCTCGCCGCCCACGGGCCGCTCGTCGATGGCGCGCGCCTGGGCCACGTGGGGCTCGGCCGCTTCGAGCTCGGCCATCAGATACAGGCATTCACCCAGGTTGAAGTGGCCGGTCCACTCGATGTAGTCCTGCCCGAGCTCGCGGCCGAGCGAGATGACCCTCTCGAGGTCCGAGATCATCCGCTGCCGCTCGCCCTGGAACCCGCGCAGAACGCCGCGCGTGTTGATCGACGCCGCGAGGTGAAGCGCGTCGCCGTGCGCGTCGCACAAGGTGACGGCCCGATCGAGCGCACGCTCGGCCTCCGCGTGCCGGCCGATGCCCTGCTCCAGGTAGCCCAGCATGAGCAGGGCGATCACCTGCGTCTCGTACCCCGCCTCGCCGAGCGCCGCCGCCTCGGTCGCCGCGCGCGTGAGCGCGTCGAGCGCCTCTTCCTTGAGCGAGAATCGATAATGCGAGCGCCCGATCCCGAGCCGGATCCGCGCCGAGAGCAGCGGCGTCGCCCGGCCCGCGACGAGCACCTGCGCCTCGTGGACCTTGTCGCGCGAGGCCGCGTGCTCGCCCATCCAGTCGAGCGCCGTCGCCTCGTCGAGCAGGATCTCGACGATCTCCATCTCGTCGCTCGCCGCGCTCGCCGCCGCGCGCGCCTCGGCGAAGTCCGCGAGCGCGTCGTGGTAACGGCCCACGCGGTAGCGCATGAGCCCGCGACCCCGGTACGCCCCGCCGCGCCGCGTCCCCGTGCTCGCCTGTTGCTCCAGCGCCAGCGTGTAAAAGCGCTCGGCGTCGACGTACGCATGCCTCGCCCGCGCCGCCTCGGCGAGGGCCATGTAGGCCGCCTCGGCCACGTCGCAGAGCCCCGCGCAGGCCGCGTGGTAGGCGAGCTGCGGCAGCCGTTGCTCCTCGGGCGGGCCCTCGGGCGGCCCCGGCGCGTCGCGGTAGTACTCGGCGCACGTCAGGTGGATCTTGCGGCGCAGCGCCTCGGGGACGCCGCGGGCGATCGCCTCGCGGACGAGCGCGTGCCGGAAGCCGACGCGGCCGTGGCGCTGCCGGCGGAGGACCCCCGTGTTGAGCAGCCGCTCGATGCCGATCCGCGCGTCGAGCGGGAACTCGCTCGACTCGCCGCTCTGATCGAGGCGGCGCAGGATCCCGCGGAGAATGCCTGAAATCTCCTCCGGCGTGACCTCGGCCCCGACCGTCGCCACGAGCCTGGCGTGCGCCCGCTCCGCCGGCGAGAGCGCGTCGATCTCGCGGTGCGCGAGCCACTCGATGAGCGGCAGATCCGGCACCCGATCGAGCTCGTCCGTCGCGACGTAAAACCCACGGCCGCCCTCGTGCCGGCGCACGATCCCGGCGCCCTTGAGCCCACGCACGAGCTCGACGAGCAGGAGCGGGATCCCCTGCGTCCGCTCCACGAGCCTTCGCACCGCGAGCTCCGGCACGTTTTCCGCCGGCGCCAGCAGCGCGCGCACCAGCGAGGCGGCGCTCTGCGGATCGAGCGGCCCGAGATCAAAGACGTCCCGGTGCGCGGCGCGCTCGGCCCAGGACGGGTGGTTTTCCTTGAACACTGGCCGGCCGAGGGCGCACACGAAGATCGGCGCCCGCGCCTCCGCGAGCGTCGCGTGCTCCAGGATGCCGAGCGTCGCTTCGTCCGCGAACTGCGCGTCGTCGAGCACCACGCAAAGCGGCGTCCGCTCCGCGCGCCGCCGGAGCGCCTCGCCGCCGGCCACGCGCAGGGTCGCCCCGAGCGCGAAGGGCGCGGCTTCGAGGGCGCGCAGGCCCGGAAAGTCCGTGGTCTCGTCGCCGCGCGGCGGCCCCACCCAGCCGAGGGCGAGGGCGAGCGCGGCCTCCGCCTCGGGGCTCGACGCCGGGCCGAGGCGCTCGCGCAGCGCGGCCTTGCGCCCCTCCGCGGGCATGGACGCGGGCAGGCCGAGCGCCGCGGAGAGCAGGTCGCGCACGCTGTCGCCGCCGCCGACGATGGGCTCGGGCGCGCGGAGATCCACCACCGCCCCAAGCGGCACGAGCGTGCGCATGCGCTCGACCAAAAGCCTGCGCAGGTGGCTCTTTCCGTGCCCCGGATCCCCGACGATCACCGCGACCGACGGCACGCCCTCGCGGACCGAGCGCAGCGCCGAGAGCGCGAGCGTCTCCAGCAGATCGTCCCGACCGACGAGCGGCGGCCCCACGTGCCCGAGCCGCGTCGTCGGATCCTCCGCGCCGGAGAGCTCGCTCTCCTCGACGGTCTTCGCCCCGAAGAGCGAGAGCAGCTCCGAGAGATCGGCCTCCGTCAGCACGCCGCGCGCCGCCGGCGAGAGCAGGATCGGCGCCGTCGACGCGGGCAGCGGCGCTTGCCCGATCCGGGCGAGGTGCGGCGAGAGCAGCCGCTTCGATCCGTCGGGCCGCGACGTCACGGACACGTTCGCGAGATCGATCCACACCCGCTCGCAGATCCCGCGCGCGACGAGATCCTGCGCCGCGCGGATCGCCAGACGCACCGGGTTTTCGTCCGCCTCGTGCCCGAACGCCACCGCGTACCGGCCGCTCGACGCGCGCATCACGTGCCCGCCGATCGGCTCGATGCGCCCCTGCAGCGCGATCGGATCGAGCTGCGACGTGAAGTGCAGCAAGGCCACCGTCCGCCGCTCGCTCGCCGATGCATCGGACGACCTCGGTCGCGCGTCAGCCGACGACGCCCGATCCACGGGCTGGGGTTTTCCAATCCCGTTCGTCGCGGGGTCCCCGGGGCTCCTCGGGGCCTTCCGCACCTCGGGCTCCGTCCCGAGGGGGATCGCCGCGAGCGCCTCGTCGAGCGCCCTCGCGTTCGTGTATCGCGCCGCCGGATCCTTCTCCAGGCACCGGAGCACGATGTCCTCCAGCGCCGCCGGGATGGGCGCGCCGGCCGCACGTTCGAGCCGCGCGGGCCTGCGGGATAGGTGTCCCTCCCGCACCGCCGCGGGTGGCCCCCAGAACGGCGGCGGGCCGGCGAGCATCTCGTACAGGATCACGCCCACCGCATACACGTCGGCGCGCGCGTCGAGCTCGGCACGGCCCTCGCATTGCTCGGGCGCCATGTACTCGATCGTGCCGACCATGGTGCCCTCCTCGGGCGGGGTCGTGCGCGCCGGCATCACGCCCTCGCGCCGGGCGAGCCCCAGGTCGAGCACGGTCGCGCGGCCGGGCGGCTCCGCGACGAGGATGTTTTCGGGCTTGATGTCGCGGTGGACCAGGCCCTCGTCGTGCACGGCGCGCAGCGACGCGAGCAGGACGCGCGTGATCGCGCAGGCCTCGGCCGGGGGCAGCGCCCCTCCGCGGGCCACGAGGATCTCCGCGAGCGTCCTCGCCTCGACGAGCTCCATCACGATGTAGGGTGAACCCGAGGCGAGCACGCCTGCGTCGAGCACCTCGGGCACGTGCGGTTGTCCCACGAGGCGCAGCGCCACGAGCTCGTGGGCCAGCCGTTGCGCGGCGCCGGCCCGATCGTCGCGGGCCAGCTTGATCGCTACGCGGCGCCCGACATTCGGCGGCGCTGTCGACACGGCTGCATAGACCATGCCAAACCCGCCGCGGCCGAGCATACGCTCGGTGCGGTATCCGCGAAACTCGGGCAGCGGCGCCTCGGGCTCGGACGCGAGCTCGGGCGCCGTGTCCCCTTCCAGCGAGCGACCATGCTCCGGGCACCCGGAGGCCCCCACCCGCCTCCCGCACGAAGCACAACGCGAGCCTTTCCGTCCTTGGCGGACGGTCGCGTCATGCTCCGGCGGCGTCGGTGGAGTGGTCATCTCTACGGTAGGAAAACCGTGATCACATACTCGGTTTTCACCGCGGAAGGAACCCCAGATTCGGGTGCGGCGCAGCCTGGATGGTACAGGCCTTCGCCGAGTGGCTCGCATTGCTCCGCGCAGGGTCCCATGATTTCCATGATACCGCAGTCCTCGTCGCCCTTTCCGGGGAGGCCTGCCGCGCAATCACGCGACGTCCTCCGGGCCCGGCCCACGTTCGCCGGGTTGTAACAGGTGCGCAGATAGGGCTCCGGAACGAAGAGGTTTCCCCAGAACGCCCCCTCCTCGTACGTGAATTCATGGATCTCCTCGTCCGCCGGCTCCGCAAGCGCGTCCGCGGATCCCTGCATCGAGATCTCCACGGCCCGGCCGTACCGATTCGTGCGCGCGCCGAGGCACGCCGACACCCACTGCTGACCCACCTCGTCGAGCGGCGCTTGCTCCCACGACGGGGCGAGCCCCGCGATGCCCCGGTACGACTCGTTGTGGCCGACGCCGTGCAGGTCCGTCCAGGAGAACGAGAACACCTGCCCCGGCCCCAGGGCGCAGCCCACGGCATATCGGAGGAACATCCGCGCGAGCCGCCCCCGCTCCGAGGGCGACGTGATAGCCGCGCGCGCCCCCGGCACCATCGCGTCGACCGAAAGCCGCGCCTTGGCGAAGTCCCCACCCGCCGTCAGCGCCTCGGGAACGAGCGCGTTTAGAATGTTTATCCCGAAGGTCGCCTCCCCCACGACCTCGGTGCTCTCCACCTCTTCGTCTCCCGGCGCCCCCACGCAACCGATGACCGGCACGACCGCCACGAGCATGAACGGAAAAAACGCGACCATTGATTTCCGAGACATGTACCCCCCCCGTCTCAGAGATTCCCCTCACGATAGCGCGAAACACGGAGCCGGCACAGGACACGACGAACTTGGAGTACGGGCGTCCTGCGAACGGGAAACCCTCGACGAGGGCGTCGGGAATCACCCTGATGGCCGTCTAGGGTCGGGGGATCGGGAGCGGCCCCATCAGGCCCGTGCGTACCCTGATTCGATCACGCAACGCAGCGATCCTGCGGCCTTCCGGAGAGCGAGGATAGCGCGGAAATCGGTTGCCGATACGGCGCATTTCGGGTCATACCCGTGGCGTGGGATCGCGATCGTACCGGGGGAGGGCAAGATGGGTCGATCAGGGCTTCTCGGGGGAAGCGTGGTGAGCGGCGGCGGGGATCACGATGTCCCCCTTGCCGTCGGGACGTCCGTGGGTGGTTACGTCATCGACCGGCTCGTCGCGCGAGGTGGGTGTGGCTCGGTGTACCGCGCGCATCCAGCGGGCCGGGCCGAGCCTGTGGCGATCAAGGTCCTGCATCCGACGCTCGCGCCGCTGCCCAAGATGATCGAGCGGTTCGTCCGGGAGGTCGAGCTGCTCCGGCGCATCCGCC
Protein-coding sequences here:
- a CDS encoding protein phosphatase 2C domain-containing protein, giving the protein MQLWTAIALALGVVLVGAAGFLLTRPKTLPSGSKGEGKGEGDKPGDAPEATAVARTSKPAPERTSKPAPERLSKPTPERTSKPAPERSSKPAPERTSSDKLLPKIAEPNEDEDDSELTVITLSPKMPRLSDLSNDDEREEEEHPDAPAKPIVVDDDAAADEPTRASPFILVSAAGQTDKGQKRKNNEDSYVVVDEHGLFVVADGMGGYAGGEIASALTVEVIEKAFKAQTFEGPAYENVPRRGRELARTIQMANKAVFEKAAGDPMLKGMGTTVVAARFSLNKQRLYLGHVGDSRCYRLREGKLEQITTDHTMAALGFTGPAFAHRLNRAVGTQPSVEIDLIIGRPRPDDAYLLCSDGLSKMVPDEELRQILVETKHPQQAIDQLIARANEKGGHDNITAILVCVKKPAEYIRSLREAPPAEQAN
- a CDS encoding serine/threonine-protein kinase, with the translated sequence MGASGCPEHGRSLEGDTAPELASEPEAPLPEFRGYRTERMLGRGGFGMVYAAVSTAPPNVGRRVAIKLARDDRAGAAQRLAHELVALRLVGQPHVPEVLDAGVLASGSPYIVMELVEARTLAEILVARGGALPPAEACAITRVLLASLRAVHDEGLVHRDIKPENILVAEPPGRATVLDLGLARREGVMPARTTPPEEGTMVGTIEYMAPEQCEGRAELDARADVYAVGVILYEMLAGPPPFWGPPAAVREGHLSRRPARLERAAGAPIPAALEDIVLRCLEKDPAARYTNARALDEALAAIPLGTEPEVRKAPRSPGDPATNGIGKPQPVDRASSADARPRSSDASASERRTVALLHFTSQLDPIALQGRIEPIGGHVMRASSGRYAVAFGHEADENPVRLAIRAAQDLVARGICERVWIDLANVSVTSRPDGSKRLLSPHLARIGQAPLPASTAPILLSPAARGVLTEADLSELLSLFGAKTVEESELSGAEDPTTRLGHVGPPLVGRDDLLETLALSALRSVREGVPSVAVIVGDPGHGKSHLRRLLVERMRTLVPLGAVVDLRAPEPIVGGGDSVRDLLSAALGLPASMPAEGRKAALRERLGPASSPEAEAALALALGWVGPPRGDETTDFPGLRALEAAPFALGATLRVAGGEALRRRAERTPLCVVLDDAQFADEATLGILEHATLAEARAPIFVCALGRPVFKENHPSWAERAAHRDVFDLGPLDPQSAASLVRALLAPAENVPELAVRRLVERTQGIPLLLVELVRGLKGAGIVRRHEGGRGFYVATDELDRVPDLPLIEWLAHREIDALSPAERAHARLVATVGAEVTPEEISGILRGILRRLDQSGESSEFPLDARIGIERLLNTGVLRRQRHGRVGFRHALVREAIARGVPEALRRKIHLTCAEYYRDAPGPPEGPPEEQRLPQLAYHAACAGLCDVAEAAYMALAEAARARHAYVDAERFYTLALEQQASTGTRRGGAYRGRGLMRYRVGRYHDALADFAEARAAASAASDEMEIVEILLDEATALDWMGEHAASRDKVHEAQVLVAGRATPLLSARIRLGIGRSHYRFSLKEEALDALTRAATEAAALGEAGYETQVIALLMLGYLEQGIGRHAEAERALDRAVTLCDAHGDALHLAASINTRGVLRGFQGERQRMISDLERVISLGRELGQDYIEWTGHFNLGECLYLMAELEAAEPHVAQARAIDERPVGGEPRTASILLQARMLLYRGDIENARALAARARGGTSAPLTVPSDDVLCSMIELAAEDASEEAWEALEARSERYSIGQERIEVVEARGLSALRRGRRREAARHLDRALALSRQIPNVIGKRLARHLAEAMRD